The proteins below come from a single Dinghuibacter silviterrae genomic window:
- a CDS encoding oxidoreductase, translating into MASKKFVEKGPQQRVILVTGASSGIGKESVKWLLRRGHVVYGAARRLDAMEDIKALGARVLYMDLTQDTTLAEGVRTILSETGRIDVLVNNAGYGSTGALEDVPLDEARNQFAVNVFGLSRLTQLVLPSMRAQGGGTIINMSSVGGRMATPLAGWYNATKYSVEALSDALRVEVRRFGIKVVLIEPGGIRTGWTAEAAAHAQRVSGATVYGGMVKRLLRTFQDFDAKLSHPAVIARLVDKAVAARRPRLRYVAGFMGRPTLWLKRWVPARWIDAFLAWQFNK; encoded by the coding sequence ATGGCGTCAAAAAAATTTGTAGAAAAAGGGCCACAGCAGCGGGTTATCCTGGTCACCGGCGCCTCCTCCGGTATTGGTAAGGAATCCGTTAAATGGCTTCTCCGCCGCGGTCACGTCGTCTATGGAGCCGCCCGGCGCCTGGACGCCATGGAGGACATAAAAGCCCTGGGGGCGCGGGTTTTATACATGGACCTCACCCAGGACACCACGCTCGCCGAAGGCGTCCGGACCATTCTTTCGGAAACCGGACGGATCGACGTCCTGGTTAACAACGCCGGCTACGGGTCCACCGGGGCCCTCGAAGACGTCCCCCTGGACGAGGCCAGAAACCAGTTTGCCGTCAACGTCTTTGGTCTGAGCCGCCTCACCCAGCTCGTCCTGCCCTCCATGCGTGCGCAAGGCGGGGGCACCATCATCAACATGTCCTCCGTCGGCGGACGCATGGCGACCCCGCTGGCCGGTTGGTACAACGCCACCAAATATTCGGTCGAAGCCCTGAGCGACGCCCTCCGCGTCGAGGTCCGCCGCTTCGGGATCAAGGTCGTCCTCATCGAACCCGGGGGCATCCGCACTGGCTGGACCGCCGAGGCGGCGGCGCACGCGCAGCGGGTGTCCGGCGCCACCGTCTACGGGGGGATGGTCAAGCGCTTGCTTCGGACTTTTCAGGATTTCGATGCCAAGCTCTCCCACCCTGCCGTGATCGCGCGGCTCGTCGATAAAGCCGTGGCGGCCCGCCGGCCGCGTCTCCGCTATGTCGCGGGATTTATGGGGCGGCCGACGCTTTGGCTGAAGCGCTGGGTGCCGGCGCGGTGGATCGACGCGTTTTTGGCGTGGCAGTTCAACAAATGA
- a CDS encoding LytR/AlgR family response regulator transcription factor: MINCVIIDDEPLAREGIADYVREVDFLNLIATCENPVELMALLDKHPIDLVFLDIQTPKMNGIDFLKIVQKPPMVIITTAFPTYALDGFQLNALDYLLKPITFDRFFKSVHKAREYHQLVHRSAPPLKADDHFFIKCGTKYEKILFDDILYVEGMQNYVTIYTTKGKYITLLYLKNLEENLDAQAFIRVHKSYIVSILKIDAIEGNEIFIGEHRVPISRNYREQVIEQVVLNKLWGKIRMS, from the coding sequence ATGATCAACTGTGTCATTATAGACGATGAACCCCTGGCGCGCGAAGGCATCGCCGACTACGTCCGGGAGGTCGACTTCCTCAACCTCATCGCCACCTGCGAGAATCCCGTCGAGCTCATGGCCCTCCTGGACAAACACCCCATCGACCTCGTTTTCCTCGACATCCAGACGCCAAAGATGAACGGCATCGACTTCCTCAAGATCGTCCAAAAACCGCCGATGGTGATCATCACCACGGCTTTTCCTACGTATGCGTTGGACGGTTTCCAACTCAACGCCCTCGACTACCTCCTCAAACCCATCACCTTCGACCGTTTTTTCAAATCCGTCCACAAGGCCCGCGAATACCACCAGCTTGTCCACCGGTCCGCCCCGCCGCTCAAGGCCGACGACCATTTTTTCATCAAGTGCGGCACCAAATACGAAAAGATCCTCTTTGACGACATCCTCTATGTCGAGGGCATGCAAAACTACGTCACCATCTACACCACCAAGGGCAAGTACATCACCCTCCTGTACCTGAAAAACCTCGAAGAAAACCTCGACGCCCAGGCCTTTATCCGCGTCCACAAGTCCTACATCGTGTCGATTTTGAAGATCGACGCCATCGAGGGGAATGAGATCTTCATCGGGGAGCACCGGGTGCCGATCAGCCGCAATTATCGCGAGCAGGTGATTGAACAGGTGGTGTTGAATAAGTTATGGGGAAAAATAAGGATGTCGTAG
- a CDS encoding Ig-like domain-containing protein, whose product MSAAVRAGVPPTPTVSSATTTTFCQGGSVVLTATSTGATSFQWYLNGTAITGATANNYTATTGGNYTVTATNASGTSTASASTTVTVNPNPVTPTVTAGSSTTFCSGGSVSLTANASGATGYQWSMNGAAISGATASSYNANAAGSYTVQVTNSQGCASAASATTTVTILAAPAAPTITASGTTTFCGAGSVILTANATGASTYQWYLNGTAITGATANNYTASAAGKYTVVVANASGCSSPASAATTVTINPNPAAPTITAGGATTFCAGGSVVLTANAAGATSYQWYLNGSAISGGTSSTYTASASGSYTVSIVGSGACASPVSAPIKVSINPTPTTPTITAGGNTPLCAGESVVLTANGSGAASYQWYLGGTAITGATTSTYSAGTSGNYTVTITDANGCNSAASNATSVTVEPVPIAPTVTAGGPTTFCAGGSVTLTASATGATAFQWFDDGTAITGATSASYTANASGNYTVTYQTSNGCTSATSGAVMVTVNAPPPAPAISAGGPLGFCSPGSVVLSASATGATSYQWFVNGTPISGATGVSYTASATGNYTVSYTNGCPSTVSSGTAVTVYTPLTGAVINAGGPTTFCEGNGVNLTSNTSDVASYQWYLNGNAITGAITSSYFATAAGNYTVTVSNPCSATAYTSTAITVTVNPAPTSPTISAGGPLTFCAPGSVVLTANPAGATAYQWFFDGVAITGATSQTYTATAGGDYTVTAVNSLGCSSMPSAITTVIAYPPLTAPVISNTGSTTFCAGGNVTLSVTESGVTNYQWYLNGNPIAGAISASYIATATGSYTVNISNPCSSATSGPAIVTVNPVPATPSVSAGGATTFCAGGSVTLTASAAGATAYQWSNNDTIIAGTTAQTFTTDSSGSYTVTVANSYGCTSTSAPTTVTVYPQLAPINTSVAAGGPTTFCAGGSVVLQASTIGVSSFQWSLNGVAITGATASAYTATASGTYTVLLSNPCSSVTTSPVTVTVNPVPATPTVTAGGSTGICVGDSVILTVNASGATGYQWFLGGTAMAGETTDADTVLASGSYTVTVTNANGCTSAASAPTTVTVNPLPAAPSVSAGGPTTFCAGNSVVLTATPAASDYQWMLNGADITGATGASYAGTATGTYTVTLTDGNGCTSLPSASVSVTVNPDPPAPTIATGGATTFCQGDSVILTATATGTVTYQWLLNGTAIPKATTTTDTAKVSGSYTIAVTDGNGCTSTASAGITVNVDPTPATSLTVAGSATTFCQGASVDLTANSSGATSYQWYQGSTAITGATSNIYTATATGTYAVTIGDANGCSSAPSASINVTVNPTPVTPVITASGTLGICPGQTLLLTATPTGAGTYQWYENGTAISGATGDTYTATTAGSYTVTSENSFNCTSDASTTTVITNPCLPQADLAITKTVSPGPYSVQSPVTYTLTVTNNGPKDAQNVVVADTLPSGLGTPVNFGGGGNPLYSAVSNSIQWTLSDLPAGTTETFTFDISLKSFGTISNTGFVTSATLDPDTTNNHSTATFVFAGNLFIPNVITPNGDGKNDLFVVLGLENYPGSSLRIYNRWGSQVYQSEDYRNTWDGSGLNAGTYYYVLTANIPAGKQTYKGWVEIIR is encoded by the coding sequence ATGTCTGCCGCGGTAAGGGCGGGTGTTCCCCCGACGCCTACGGTCAGTTCCGCTACAACAACTACTTTTTGTCAGGGTGGCAGCGTCGTGCTAACGGCGACGTCTACCGGCGCTACGTCGTTTCAGTGGTACCTGAATGGAACCGCGATCACGGGCGCGACGGCCAACAACTATACCGCGACGACGGGTGGGAACTACACGGTGACCGCGACGAATGCAAGCGGTACGTCGACGGCGAGTGCGTCGACGACCGTCACCGTCAACCCCAACCCGGTGACCCCGACGGTCACGGCGGGGAGCAGCACGACCTTTTGCTCGGGTGGAAGCGTCAGCCTGACGGCGAATGCCTCGGGGGCGACGGGCTACCAGTGGTCCATGAACGGCGCGGCGATCTCGGGTGCAACGGCGAGCAGTTATAACGCGAACGCCGCGGGCAGCTATACGGTCCAGGTCACCAACAGCCAGGGTTGCGCCTCCGCGGCCAGCGCCACCACGACGGTGACGATCCTCGCAGCCCCGGCAGCGCCCACGATTACCGCCAGCGGAACGACGACCTTTTGCGGGGCAGGAAGCGTGATCCTGACGGCCAACGCCACGGGCGCAAGTACCTACCAGTGGTACCTGAACGGAACGGCGATCACGGGCGCGACCGCCAACAACTATACCGCGAGCGCGGCGGGGAAGTATACGGTCGTCGTGGCGAATGCCAGCGGTTGTAGCTCGCCGGCGAGTGCGGCCACCACCGTAACGATCAACCCGAACCCTGCGGCACCGACCATCACGGCGGGCGGGGCCACGACCTTTTGTGCGGGGGGCAGCGTCGTCCTGACGGCCAACGCCGCGGGGGCTACTTCCTATCAATGGTACCTGAACGGGTCGGCGATTTCGGGGGGCACCAGCTCCACGTATACCGCATCGGCGTCCGGGTCTTATACGGTGTCCATCGTCGGCAGCGGCGCTTGTGCGTCCCCCGTGAGTGCCCCCATCAAGGTGTCGATCAATCCAACCCCCACCACGCCGACGATCACGGCGGGGGGCAATACGCCGCTTTGCGCGGGGGAAAGCGTCGTCCTGACCGCCAACGGGTCGGGTGCGGCCTCCTATCAATGGTACCTGGGCGGAACCGCGATCACGGGCGCCACGACCTCGACCTATAGCGCCGGTACCTCCGGGAACTATACGGTGACGATCACCGACGCGAATGGTTGTAACTCCGCGGCCAGCAATGCGACCAGCGTGACCGTCGAACCCGTCCCCATAGCCCCGACGGTCACCGCCGGGGGCCCCACGACCTTTTGCGCGGGTGGCAGTGTCACCCTGACTGCCAGCGCGACCGGCGCCACCGCCTTCCAGTGGTTTGACGATGGCACGGCCATTACCGGCGCCACCAGCGCCAGCTATACGGCCAACGCTTCGGGCAATTATACGGTGACCTACCAGACCAGCAACGGTTGTACCTCCGCGACCAGCGGGGCCGTCATGGTCACCGTCAACGCGCCCCCGCCGGCCCCCGCCATCAGTGCGGGCGGGCCCCTGGGCTTTTGTAGCCCGGGAAGCGTTGTCTTGTCGGCCTCGGCCACGGGGGCGACGTCCTACCAGTGGTTTGTTAACGGCACGCCGATTTCCGGCGCGACCGGTGTGAGTTATACGGCCAGTGCAACCGGGAACTATACCGTCAGTTATACCAACGGTTGTCCTTCCACCGTGAGCTCCGGTACCGCGGTAACCGTGTATACGCCCCTGACCGGCGCCGTGATCAATGCCGGCGGACCGACGACTTTTTGCGAAGGGAACGGGGTCAACCTGACGTCCAATACCAGCGACGTCGCCAGTTACCAATGGTACCTCAACGGCAACGCCATCACGGGGGCGATCACTTCCAGTTATTTTGCCACGGCGGCGGGGAATTATACCGTGACGGTCTCGAACCCCTGTTCCGCCACCGCCTATACAAGCACCGCGATCACGGTTACGGTCAACCCGGCCCCCACTTCTCCGACGATTTCGGCGGGTGGTCCGCTCACCTTTTGCGCGCCCGGGAGCGTGGTCCTGACGGCCAACCCCGCCGGCGCCACGGCGTACCAGTGGTTTTTTGACGGCGTCGCCATCACCGGTGCCACCAGCCAGACATATACCGCCACCGCCGGGGGAGACTATACGGTCACGGCGGTCAACAGCCTGGGCTGTAGCTCCATGCCGAGCGCGATTACCACGGTCATCGCGTACCCGCCCCTGACCGCACCGGTGATCAGCAACACCGGGTCGACGACCTTTTGCGCCGGCGGCAACGTGACCCTGTCGGTGACCGAATCGGGTGTCACCAACTACCAGTGGTACCTGAACGGTAACCCCATCGCCGGCGCCATCTCGGCCTCCTATATCGCCACGGCCACCGGTTCTTATACGGTTAATATTTCCAATCCTTGTTCTTCGGCCACCAGTGGCCCCGCGATCGTTACGGTCAACCCCGTCCCCGCCACACCCTCGGTGAGCGCGGGCGGAGCGACCACGTTTTGTGCGGGTGGCAGCGTAACGCTGACCGCCAGCGCGGCGGGGGCCACTGCCTACCAGTGGTCGAACAACGATACCATCATAGCCGGGACCACCGCGCAGACCTTTACCACCGATTCCTCGGGCAGCTATACCGTGACGGTGGCCAATTCGTATGGATGTACCTCGACGAGCGCGCCCACGACCGTCACGGTCTATCCGCAGCTCGCGCCCATCAACACCAGCGTGGCAGCGGGCGGCCCGACGACCTTTTGTGCCGGGGGAAGCGTTGTCCTGCAGGCATCGACCATCGGCGTGTCCTCGTTCCAATGGTCCCTCAACGGGGTGGCCATTACGGGTGCAACGGCCTCTGCGTATACGGCGACCGCCTCCGGTACCTATACGGTCCTGCTCTCCAACCCCTGTTCCTCCGTCACCACCAGCCCGGTGACGGTCACCGTCAACCCGGTCCCTGCCACCCCGACGGTGACCGCGGGTGGGAGCACGGGTATCTGTGTCGGGGACAGCGTGATCCTGACGGTCAACGCCTCCGGGGCCACCGGCTATCAGTGGTTCCTTGGCGGGACGGCGATGGCCGGAGAAACCACGGACGCCGATACCGTACTGGCCTCGGGCAGCTACACCGTTACGGTAACCAATGCCAACGGCTGTACCTCCGCTGCCAGCGCACCCACCACCGTCACGGTCAACCCGCTGCCTGCCGCGCCCTCTGTCAGCGCGGGCGGTCCGACCACCTTTTGCGCCGGGAACAGCGTCGTACTAACGGCCACGCCTGCCGCCAGCGACTACCAATGGATGCTCAACGGGGCCGACATCACCGGGGCCACCGGCGCAAGCTATGCAGGGACGGCCACCGGGACCTATACCGTTACCCTGACCGACGGTAACGGATGTACCTCTTTGCCTAGTGCTTCGGTATCCGTGACGGTGAACCCCGATCCCCCGGCACCCACCATCGCCACGGGCGGTGCCACGACTTTTTGCCAGGGGGACAGCGTCATCCTCACCGCCACGGCGACCGGGACCGTAACGTATCAATGGCTGCTTAACGGCACGGCCATCCCCAAAGCCACGACCACCACGGATACCGCCAAGGTCTCCGGTTCTTATACGATCGCCGTGACCGACGGCAACGGGTGTACCTCCACGGCCAGCGCCGGGATCACCGTGAACGTGGATCCCACACCCGCCACGTCACTGACCGTCGCGGGCAGCGCTACCACCTTTTGCCAGGGGGCCAGCGTGGACCTCACGGCCAATTCCTCCGGGGCCACGTCTTATCAATGGTACCAGGGCTCTACGGCGATCACCGGCGCAACGAGCAATATCTATACCGCCACCGCTACCGGGACGTATGCGGTGACGATCGGCGACGCCAATGGCTGTAGCTCCGCGCCCAGCGCTTCGATCAACGTCACCGTCAACCCGACGCCCGTGACCCCGGTCATCACCGCGTCCGGCACCCTGGGGATTTGCCCGGGCCAGACGCTGCTGCTCACGGCGACCCCCACGGGGGCCGGCACCTATCAATGGTACGAGAACGGCACCGCCATCAGCGGCGCCACCGGCGATACGTATACCGCCACCACCGCCGGTAGCTATACCGTCACCTCGGAGAATTCATTTAACTGTACATCTGACGCCAGCACCACGACGGTGATCACCAACCCCTGTCTGCCCCAGGCGGACCTGGCCATCACCAAAACGGTGAGCCCCGGTCCGTATAGCGTACAAAGCCCCGTCACCTACACGCTAACGGTGACCAATAACGGGCCGAAGGACGCCCAGAACGTGGTGGTGGCCGACACCCTCCCGTCCGGGCTGGGAACCCCCGTTAATTTCGGCGGTGGCGGCAACCCGCTCTACAGTGCGGTCAGCAATTCCATCCAGTGGACCCTCAGCGACCTGCCGGCCGGAACGACCGAGACCTTTACCTTCGACATTTCACTCAAGAGCTTTGGCACCATATCCAATACCGGCTTTGTGACGTCTGCTACCCTGGACCCCGACACGACCAACAACCACAGCACGGCCACCTTTGTGTTTGCGGGCAATCTTTTCATCCCCAACGTGATCACGCCCAACGGGGATGGCAAGAACGACCTCTTCGTCGTCCTCGGCCTGGAAAACTATCCCGGCTCTTCCTTGCGCATCTACAACCGCTGGGGCAGCCAGGTATACCAGTCCGAAGACTACCGCAACACCTGGGACGGCAGTGGCTTGAATGCAGGCACCTATTACTATGTCTTAACCGCCAACATCCCCGCGGGTAAACAAACCTACAAGGGTTGGGTAGAAATCATCCGCTAA
- a CDS encoding YybH family protein, with product MKHALALAALFVAVSAAAQSLDEAKQAIAASNAIYFHSFARNDSSIFIDRYADDCRIMAPGSPALDGHEGAAGFFRIAYDKIGLRDGQFITTAVYGDGKEYVTEEGLWKSYDAHHLLFDHGKFLVLWKKTPKGWKMFRDSFSSDLNR from the coding sequence ATGAAACACGCCCTCGCCCTCGCGGCCCTATTCGTTGCCGTTAGCGCTGCCGCCCAGAGCCTCGATGAAGCCAAACAAGCCATTGCCGCCAGCAACGCCATCTACTTTCACTCCTTTGCCCGGAACGATTCTTCCATTTTTATCGACCGCTACGCCGATGACTGCCGGATCATGGCGCCGGGCTCGCCCGCGCTAGACGGTCACGAAGGCGCCGCCGGCTTTTTCCGGATTGCCTACGACAAGATCGGTCTCCGGGACGGGCAGTTTATCACCACGGCCGTCTATGGAGACGGGAAGGAATACGTCACGGAAGAGGGTTTGTGGAAATCTTATGATGCGCACCATCTGCTTTTCGACCATGGCAAATTCCTCGTGCTTTGGAAAAAGACGCCGAAGGGGTGGAAGATGTTCCGCGATAGCTTTAGCAGCGATCTGAACAGGTAG
- a CDS encoding outer membrane beta-barrel protein, which produces MKILLLLCLFQHTDTVRLSEVVVKATKPVYQQGPYGTIVNVGNDPLSQGSSALQALERAPGITIDHRYNSVMLNGKTGVTVLINGKVTHMSPTQLMNFLSSLNADDIERIDIMTTPPANFDAEGSAGIVNIILKKNKKKGTHGSLSLSGGYGEWPKASGSLRVEHNTGKVNLSASYSYNYDHNQTLLEAGGNEIIPEWNGLTTFVYNSNAQSIGQGQTARVGVDVQLTPRTTAGLRLSYDVWQSRSHSVNRVLYDFLPDSVFNFDGTIDGAILWKNPSASFTLERSLRKGAKLNLDIDYDDYITTGNSSVTSTFLDQHGNPYAPGDTTFAPVQRGYTGATQHVGSAKIDYSGPLGRCVQLEAGVKGDYSHSLSNAGLLSLVNGAWINRSGTTTNNFLVTEGIAAAYASFHIRFDTLTTLIAGARYEYSRTIATDTLHRILNGLFPDIFLTRKVGDDRAVVLSYTKRISRPSYDDLESSIWYNDPISVFTGNPLLRPTITHNLKLSYTSHGYALSVLASRDNYPIARYTATARAGSDLVYIAPVNLDYLEAVLLQAVLPLKPLPWWDINASASGGWTQYHASYNPIPYEKSFLSGSLNVTSVVRFPRHYLVQVSGTYNTQSFYGASENKGAATLSAVVKKEMGTRSSLLFSLTDITRVQYQGYIGSVTRDPFSTQVYVTFRPEGWWRPVAKISYVRAFGS; this is translated from the coding sequence ATGAAGATCCTTCTCCTCCTCTGCCTGTTTCAACACACCGACACCGTTAGGTTATCGGAGGTTGTTGTCAAGGCCACCAAACCCGTCTACCAGCAGGGCCCGTACGGCACCATCGTGAACGTGGGGAACGACCCGCTCAGCCAGGGGAGCTCTGCGTTGCAGGCGTTGGAACGCGCCCCCGGCATCACCATCGACCACCGCTACAACAGCGTTATGCTCAACGGCAAAACCGGGGTAACGGTGTTGATCAATGGTAAAGTCACGCACATGTCCCCTACCCAGCTGATGAACTTCCTAAGTTCGTTAAACGCCGACGACATCGAACGGATCGACATCATGACCACGCCCCCCGCCAACTTCGACGCGGAGGGCAGCGCGGGAATCGTGAACATTATTTTGAAGAAAAATAAGAAAAAGGGCACGCACGGTTCCCTCTCCCTGTCGGGCGGATACGGCGAGTGGCCAAAAGCCTCGGGCAGCCTTCGGGTGGAGCACAACACGGGAAAGGTCAACCTGTCCGCCTCCTATTCCTACAACTATGACCATAATCAGACCCTGCTGGAGGCCGGGGGCAATGAAATCATCCCCGAGTGGAACGGGCTGACCACCTTTGTGTATAACAGCAACGCCCAGTCGATCGGGCAAGGGCAAACAGCAAGGGTGGGCGTGGATGTCCAACTGACCCCCCGGACGACCGCTGGGCTCAGGCTGTCTTATGACGTCTGGCAGAGCCGTTCCCACAGCGTCAACCGCGTATTGTATGACTTCCTGCCCGACTCGGTGTTCAATTTCGACGGCACCATCGACGGGGCCATCCTCTGGAAAAACCCGTCGGCGTCCTTTACCCTGGAGCGGTCGCTGCGCAAGGGGGCAAAGCTCAACCTGGACATAGATTACGACGACTATATCACCACCGGTAATTCTTCGGTGACCAGTACTTTTCTGGACCAACACGGTAACCCTTATGCGCCCGGGGATACGACGTTTGCGCCGGTGCAACGTGGATATACCGGAGCCACCCAACACGTGGGCTCGGCGAAAATCGATTATAGCGGTCCCCTGGGCCGGTGCGTGCAGTTGGAGGCAGGCGTAAAAGGCGACTACTCCCATAGCCTCAGCAATGCCGGCCTGCTTAGCCTGGTCAACGGTGCCTGGATAAACCGGAGCGGCACCACCACCAACAATTTCCTGGTAACGGAGGGCATCGCCGCTGCATACGCTTCTTTTCACATCAGGTTCGATACCCTGACGACGCTGATCGCCGGGGCCAGGTATGAGTACTCCCGCACCATCGCTACGGATACCCTCCACCGTATACTCAACGGCTTGTTCCCCGATATATTCCTGACCCGGAAGGTCGGGGACGACCGGGCCGTGGTGCTTTCCTACACAAAGCGCATCAGCCGGCCTTCCTACGACGACCTTGAGTCCAGTATCTGGTACAACGACCCCATATCGGTCTTTACGGGCAATCCCCTCTTACGCCCCACGATCACGCACAACCTGAAGCTGAGCTATACCAGCCACGGATATGCGTTGTCCGTGCTGGCCAGCCGGGACAACTATCCCATCGCCCGCTATACCGCCACCGCCCGCGCCGGCAGCGACCTTGTCTACATCGCCCCCGTCAACCTGGACTACCTGGAGGCCGTGCTGTTGCAGGCCGTGCTCCCCTTAAAACCCCTGCCCTGGTGGGACATCAACGCCAGCGCGTCCGGGGGCTGGACGCAATACCACGCCTCGTACAACCCTATTCCTTATGAAAAAAGCTTCCTGTCCGGTTCGTTGAACGTAACGTCCGTGGTCCGGTTTCCCCGGCACTACCTCGTGCAGGTGTCCGGTACCTATAACACGCAAAGCTTCTACGGGGCCTCCGAAAACAAAGGGGCCGCCACGCTCAGCGCCGTGGTCAAAAAGGAGATGGGCACGCGGAGCAGTCTTTTGTTTTCGCTGACGGACATAACGCGGGTGCAATACCAAGGCTATATCGGCAGCGTGACCCGCGATCCTTTTTCGACACAGGTGTACGTGACATTCCGGCCGGAGGGCTGGTGGCGGCCGGTGGCGAAGATTAGTTACGTGCGCGCGTTTGGGTCTTAG
- a CDS encoding sensor histidine kinase, whose product MKSVFLRYKLYHIPFWCFYGYMWWVVNSGFANATRGVFSIYFIKVSFYWIWEIAAVCFNLYFLMPRLLERNKVVPYILSVVLLVPLTALLITPGYYITAWVQGRAMRELWGNDATFWSLLLANPLPSVTAALTLGMTIHLARVWFKTRQHQQELEREKLETELKFLRNQFNPHFLFNTINSIFFLIHKNPTMASDSLAKFSELLRYQLYECNDREILLTRELAYLENFVELEKLRQNSNVSVDLDIHRLSGLKHSIAPFVLITFVENAFKHVSRTTGSPNWIKIGLDLAGDKLDFFVSNSTAADNRSEVIHYGGIGLANVRRRLDLLYPGAYDLFIHSSDSRFDVRLQLQLQNLIA is encoded by the coding sequence GTGAAAAGCGTATTCCTCCGATACAAGCTCTACCATATCCCTTTTTGGTGTTTCTATGGCTACATGTGGTGGGTGGTCAACAGCGGCTTTGCCAACGCAACAAGGGGCGTGTTCTCGATTTACTTTATCAAGGTGTCGTTTTATTGGATATGGGAAATCGCGGCCGTTTGTTTCAACCTGTATTTCCTGATGCCAAGGCTTCTGGAACGCAACAAAGTAGTGCCCTACATCCTGTCGGTTGTGTTGCTGGTGCCCCTTACCGCCCTGCTGATCACCCCGGGTTACTATATTACCGCCTGGGTCCAGGGCAGGGCGATGAGGGAGCTTTGGGGGAACGACGCCACCTTTTGGTCCCTGCTGCTCGCCAATCCACTGCCGTCCGTAACGGCCGCCCTGACCCTGGGGATGACCATCCACCTGGCCAGGGTCTGGTTCAAGACGCGTCAGCACCAGCAGGAGCTGGAGCGCGAAAAGCTCGAAACCGAGCTCAAGTTCCTGAGGAACCAGTTCAACCCCCACTTTTTGTTCAACACGATCAACTCCATCTTTTTCCTCATCCACAAAAACCCCACGATGGCTTCGGACTCCCTGGCTAAGTTCTCCGAGCTTTTGCGCTACCAGCTTTATGAATGCAACGACAGGGAGATCCTGCTCACCCGCGAGCTCGCTTACTTAGAAAACTTCGTGGAACTGGAAAAGCTCCGCCAAAACAGCAACGTCAGTGTCGACCTTGACATCCACCGTCTGTCCGGTCTTAAACATTCCATTGCCCCTTTCGTCCTGATCACCTTTGTGGAAAACGCCTTCAAACACGTTTCCCGCACCACCGGCAGCCCGAACTGGATAAAGATCGGGCTCGACCTGGCCGGGGACAAGCTCGACTTTTTTGTGTCCAACAGCACGGCGGCGGATAACCGAAGCGAGGTCATCCACTACGGGGGGATCGGTCTGGCCAACGTCCGCCGGCGCCTGGACCTTCTTTACCCCGGCGCCTACGACCTCTTTATCCATTCCAGCGACAGCCGCTTCGACGTCCGGCTGCAGCTCCAACTCCAAAACCTCATCGCATGA